A stretch of DNA from Cellulomonas xiejunii:
GCGGGGTTCGTCGTCGCCGTCCGCCGGCTGCGCATCCCGCAGCGCACCCTCGCCCGCGGTACGCGCGTGGCCTGACACGCCCCGGCCCCGCGCCGGGCCCACGACGCCGCCCGCCGGTCATCCCGTCCCCGCCCCCCGGTCCTCTCCCCTCCGGTCGGCGGTCACCGACGGCGACCGGCGGGCGGACCAGCGTCAGGGCTGCAGCGCGTCGTACTCCGCCTCGGCCGCGACGTCGTCCTCCACGTCGAGACGGACGTGCGCGAGGATCGTCTGGATGGCACGCAGCGTGCTGGCGGCCCGCTCGCCCCAGTCGGACAGGTAGCTGAACTGCCACCACCACAGCGCCTCCAGCACGTGCCCGCGCTCGTGGTGCGCCAGCCCCTGGGTGAGCGCGCCGACGATCGCGACGAGGTCACCGGAGATCGTCGCCTCCTCGACCTCCGCGCCCAGCAGCGGGTCCACGACCTCGACGTACTCGTCGATGCCGTCGAAGAGGTTCGCGAGGTTCGCGCGCAGCGGCTCGAGGTCCGCGTCCGGGCCGACGTCGGGCTCGAAGCGCGACGGGGGGACGACGTCGGTCGTCGCGCCGAGGCGCGCACCGGCCGCGAGCAGGTCGGACAGCGCCAGCAGCAGCAACGGCAGCGACGCGTCGGGCGCCGAGCCGGCCGCGACCTCCGTCACCGTCGTGAGGAAGCCGCGGGCCTCGGACGCGACGGCGTCCGCGATCTCCCTCAGGTCCGCGTCCGCCACGGGCCGTTCGTCGTCGGTGGTCATGCCCTCCCCCTCCAGGTCGTCATGCACTCAGGCGCCGGCGGCCCTCGAACGCGCGGCCGAGGGTCACCTCGTCCGCGTACTCCAGGTCCCCGCCCACCGGCAGGCCGGACGCGAGCCGGCTGACCGTCAGGCCCATCGGCACCAGCAGCCGCGCCAGGTAGGTGGCCGTGGCCTCGCCCTCGACGTTGGGGTCGGTGGCGAGGATGACCTCGGTGACCGCGCCGTCGGCGAGGCGCCGCATGAGCTGCGCGATACGCAGGTCGTCGGGCCCGACGCCCGCGATCGGGTTGATGGCCCCGCCGAGCACGTGGTACCGGCCACGGAACTCCCGCGTGCGCTCGATCGCGACGACGTCCTTGGCCTCCTCGACGACGCAGATGGTCGTCAGCAGCCGGCGCGGGTCACGGCAGATGCGGCACTGCGGCTCCTGGGCGACGTTGCCGCAGATCTCGCAGAACTGCACGCGCAGCTTGACCTCGCTCAGCGCGTCCGCGAGCCGGCGTACGTCCGCGGGGTCCGCCGCGAGGATGTGGAACGCGATGCGCTGGGCGCTCTTGGGGCCGACCCCGGGCAGCCGCCCGAGCTCGTCGACCAGGTCCTGGATCGCGCCTTCGTACACCCCGTCAGCCTAGCCGTGCCCGACCGTGCGATCGGCGCGTCAGCGGGCGGCGAGCCGGACGACCCCGACGGGCCCGTAGGCCGCGCCGTCGCCCGTGCTGCTGCTGACCTCCGGGATGCCGTCCTCCCAGGCGACCCGCACGTCCTGCGCCTCGACGACCACGACGTCCACCGTCGCGACGACGACCTGGGCACCGGCACCCTGCACGACCAACCGCTCGACGTCGCGTGCCACGACGCGGGCGTCCGTACCCGTGACCGTCAGGGTCGCGCAGTCACCCGAGACGTCCACGGCACCGCCCGTCGGGACCAGCAGGTCACCGCCGTCGCAGGTCAGCCACTGCGTGACCTGCCCGTCGAGCGCGTCCCGGTCGAGGACCGGTGGCAGCCCCGTGCCGGCCTGGCCGCCTGCTCCTGCCCCTGTGTCGCCGGAGGGCTGGTCGCCGCGGGGTCGGTCCCCGCCGGACCGGTCACCCGGCGGCCGGTCACCCCGGAGCCACACGTCGGTGCCCTCGGGGACGTCGATCACCTCACCCGTCTGCGGGTCGACCCAGCGCGCCACCGCGGTGGCCGGGTCGCCGAGACGCGTGATGGACGCGGTGACCTCCTGCTCGCCCGGCACCGAGCACCCGGCGAGGAGCAGCGCGCCGGCGAGCGGCGCGGCCGCGAGCACCCCCGTCCGTCCCGCTCGTGCGCGGGGAGGGGCCGGCGCGGGGGCAGCGGGCATGACAGGTGCCTCCGGTGAGGTCAGACGTCGATCTGCTCGTCGATGACGCGCCCGCCGAGCACCTGGGCCACCAGGGGGACGCCCACGAGCCCGGACTGGCCGATCGTCGGGTCGTCGGGCGACGGCTCGTCCGGCTCCGACATCCGGCCGCGCGACTGTGCGGCCGCCGCACGGGCGGCCGCGATGCCGCGCTCGCGGGCCGTCCCACGGCCGGGTGCGGCCGTTCCGCCGGCGCCGGGACCACCCGACGCGGGCCGTCCGGCAGCGGCCGGGGCGGCGGACGTCCCGCCGGAGCGGGCAGCCGGCGGGCCGTTGCGCCACGGGTCGTCGGGCTCGTCACCCGGCGGGATGTCGTCGTCGGGGTGCACGACGACCGGGGCCTCGCCGGTGCGCGCGCCCTGACCACCCGAGCCGGGGGCCTGCGTCCGGGCGGCCGCACCCTCACCGGGCTCGGGCTCCCACGGCGGCACCGGCCGGTCCGAGGACCCGTCACCGGCGGGGTCGTCCGCGGGCGCGGCCTCGCCGGCACCGGCCGGACGACCCGGGCGATCGCGGCCGGCACCATCGGCAGCGGGACGGCCACCGGGCGGCGCGACAACGGGCACGGCGCGCTGGCCGTCCTGCTCCGGTGCGGCCGCCGGGACGTCCCAGGACGCGGCCGCTCGCTCGCGCGAGATCGTCCCGGGCACCTGCGGCACCTCGGACGACGGCGCGGCCGCCGGACGGGCCGACGCACCGCCGGGCTCGTCGAGCACGGCCTCGACGCGTGCGGTGACCCCGAGCGTCTCCGACAGCGCGCGGGCCACGACGTCACCGTGGTTGCTGTTGCGGAACGTGGTGACGAGGCCGGGCTGCGCGAACCCGAGCCGCAGCGTCGTCGCGTCGAGCTCGAGGACCTGCGCGTGCTGGTTGACGAGCGCCCACGAGGGCAGCCGCAGCCGCCGCAGCGTCGTCAGCACGTCGGGCCAGCGGCGGCGCAGCATCTCGGTGTCCGCCGCTGCCGCGACGGCGCCGGGTGCGGGCGTCGGGGGCTGGGCGGGCGTCGGGGGCTGGGCGGGCGCCGCCGACGGGGACGGGGTCGACGGCTCGGGCGGGGTCGACGGCTGGGCGGCGGCCGTGGTCGGCGGGGTCCGGACCTCGCCCGGGGCACCGGGACCGTCCGGACGCCCTTGCGGCTCGTCGGCACCGTCTCGACCGCCCGTCGGGCGCGCACGGCCGGCAGGGTCCACAGCGGCAGGGCTCGCAGCGGTGGCGTGCGCAGCTGTGCTCACCTCGGCCGCGGGCGCCTCGGCGCGCACGGCTGCGGGCTCGGGGCGGACCACCGGCACGGGCGTCGCGGCGGGTGCGGTCGCCGCCCGCGGCTCCTCGACCCGGGCTGCGGACGCAGGCGCCGCGGGAACGTGCGCGCCCGGCGCGGCTCCGGCCGCGGGCAGCCCGCGCTCGAGCCGGTCGATCCGCGCCCCGAGGCCGGTGCGCGAGTCGTCCACGCTGGGCAGCAGCAGCCGGGCCATGAGCAGCTCGAGGTGCAGGCGCGGTGACGTCGCACCGACCATCTCGGTGAGGGCGGCGTTGGTCAGGTCGGCCGAACGGGACAGCTCGGACGCGCCGAGGTGCGTCGACTGCCGTCGCATGCGGTCGAGCTGGTCGGCCGGCAGGTCGCGCAGGACCGCGTCGGCCGCGTCGCCCGACGCGGCGATGACGATGAGGTCGCGCAGCCGCTCCAGCAGGTCCTCGACGAACCGTCGCGGCTCGTGGCCCGTCGCGACGACGCGCTCCACGACGCGGAAGGCCGACGCCCCGTCGCGTGCGGCGATGGCGTCGACCAGGTCGTCGAGCAGCGAGGCGTGCGTGTAGCCGAGCAGCGCGACGGCGCCCTCGTAGTCGAGGCCGGCGTCGCCCGAGCCCGCGATGAGCTGGTCGAGCACCGACAGCGTGTCACGCACGGACCCGCCGCCCGAGCGCACCACGAGCGGCAGCACGCCGGAGCCCACGGGCACGCCCTCGGTCGCGCAGAGCTGCTCGAGGTAGGGCACGAGCACGTCGGGCGGGACGAGCCGGAACGGGTAGTGGTGCGTGCGGGAGCGGATGGTGCCGATGACCTTGTCGGGCTCCGTCGTCGCGAAGATGAACTTCACGTGCGGCGGCGGCTCCTCGACGATCTTGAGCAGCGCGTTGAAGCCCTGCGGCGAGACCATGTGCGCCTCGTCGAGGATGAAGACCTTGTAGCGGTCCCGCGCGGGGGCGAACGTCGCGCGCTCGCGCAGCTCGCGGGCGTCGTCGACACCACCGTGGCTGGCCGCGTCGATCTCGACGACGTCGAGCGACCCGGAGCCGCCGCGCGCGAGCTCGACGCACGACGGGCACACGCCGCACGGGGTGTCGGTCGGCCCCTCGGCGCAGTTGAGGCACCGCGCGAGGATCCGTGCGCTCGTCGTCTTGCCGCAGCCGCGCGGCCCGGAGAACAGGTAGGCGTGGTTGGCCTGGCCCGACCGCAGGGCCTGCCGCAGGGGCGCGGTCACGTGATCCTGCCCGATCACCTCGGCGAAGGACTCGGGCCGGTAGCGGCGGTACAGCGCTGTCGTCACACCCCGAGCCTAAGCGCCACCGCCCACACGGCGGCACCGCCGTCCCCACCCGTGGACCTCACCGCGTCCGGGCCCTCAGTCGGCACGGACGACCGTGTCCGCCAGGACGCGGTGCAGCAGCGGGCGCGTCGCCTCCGTGGCGGCCACGACCAGCCCGACCCCCACCGTCAGGCTCCCGACCAGCAGCAGCAGGCCCTGCGGCGCGGTGAGCGCAGCGAGACCGAAGAGCGGGAAGAACATCACGAGCGCGGCGAGCGCCGACCCCACCGACACGACCAGCACCGGCACCAGCACCTCGCGCCGTCGCACACGGTCGAACAGGTCGGTCGGCACACCGGCGAGCCGCGCGAGCGACAGCTCCCGCCGCCGGTCCAGCACGGCCGCGGCCTGCGCGATCCCCGCGGACACGGCCGCGAGCAGGAACGTGATCGCGAGGGTGAGCAGGGACCCCGTGAGCAGGTCCGCCGAGACGATCGCGTCCTCGGGGCTGCCTCCCGGACCACCCGCGAGCAGGGGCACGACCGCGAGGCACCCCGCGACGAACGACGCGAGCCCCAGCCCGCCGACGACGCGCCAGACCGCACGCGGGTCGTCGAGCAGCCGTCGCGCCGCGAGAAGCTGCTCGGGCGTCCGCGCGAGGCGCAGCCGCACGCGCCCGAGCACGCCGAGCGCCCACGGCCCGACCGCGTTCATCGTGAGGAACGCGACCGCGAGGCCCGCGAGCATGATGCCGACGAACGCCGCGGCGAGCGCCTGCCCGACGACCGACACCACCATGAACGCCCCGAACGCCAGGACGGCGACGACGACGCGCACGGCCTTGAGCCCCGGACGCGCCACGCGCTGCGCGACCCCCAGGGGCGACACGACGACGCGCCGCAGCGACACGGCACCGCTGACCGCCGCGAGCAGCGGCACCGCGAGCCACGTGAGCAGCACGACCGGCACGCCGACCCACAGCTCCCCGACGGTGAACGGCCGCCCCTGGAAGGGGATCTGCGTCCACACCCCCAGCAGCACGCCGTACAGCGCGGTCCCCGCCACCGCACCGGCCAGGCCCTGCAGGGCGGTCTCGACGAGGGTGAGGCCGACCACCTCGCGCGGGGTGGCGCCCAGGAGCCGCAGCGCCGCCAGCCGGGCGTCGCGCCGCGCGACGCCGAGCCGTGCGGCCGCGCCACCGAGGGTGAGCAGCGGCACGACCAGCAGGATCGTCGCGGTCACCGCGAGCGTCACGTAGAAGCCGCCCGCCTCGCGCTCGAGGTCGGTCACGGGGTGCGCGGCCCGGTCGATGAACCCCAGCAGCGCCGCGACGACGGACAGCGTCAGGGCCGTCGACACCGCGAACGCGGTGACGGCCAGGACGGTGGTCGTGCGGCTGTCGCGTCCTGCGGCGCGCTGCAGGCGCGGTGCCAGCGCGAGGACGGGGTTGACCCTCACCGGTCGCCGCCGCTCACGGGGAGGTCGCCGACGCCCTGCCCGACGCCCGCGTCCGCCGCCCGCCGCCGCCCGCTCGCCGGGACGCGGTCCCGCGCCGGTCCCCGTGGTCGAGCCCGGCGCGACGACGAGCCCGTCGCGCATGTCGATGCGCCGGTCGCACCACGCCGCGACGTCGGCGTCGTGCGTGACGACGACGAGTGACGCGCCGACCGTACGGGTCG
This window harbors:
- a CDS encoding DUF5063 domain-containing protein, yielding MTTDDERPVADADLREIADAVASEARGFLTTVTEVAAGSAPDASLPLLLLALSDLLAAGARLGATTDVVPPSRFEPDVGPDADLEPLRANLANLFDGIDEYVEVVDPLLGAEVEEATISGDLVAIVGALTQGLAHHERGHVLEALWWWQFSYLSDWGERAASTLRAIQTILAHVRLDVEDDVAAEAEYDALQP
- the recR gene encoding recombination mediator RecR; amino-acid sequence: MYEGAIQDLVDELGRLPGVGPKSAQRIAFHILAADPADVRRLADALSEVKLRVQFCEICGNVAQEPQCRICRDPRRLLTTICVVEEAKDVVAIERTREFRGRYHVLGGAINPIAGVGPDDLRIAQLMRRLADGAVTEVILATDPNVEGEATATYLARLLVPMGLTVSRLASGLPVGGDLEYADEVTLGRAFEGRRRLSA
- a CDS encoding DNA polymerase III subunit gamma and tau; this encodes MTTALYRRYRPESFAEVIGQDHVTAPLRQALRSGQANHAYLFSGPRGCGKTTSARILARCLNCAEGPTDTPCGVCPSCVELARGGSGSLDVVEIDAASHGGVDDARELRERATFAPARDRYKVFILDEAHMVSPQGFNALLKIVEEPPPHVKFIFATTEPDKVIGTIRSRTHHYPFRLVPPDVLVPYLEQLCATEGVPVGSGVLPLVVRSGGGSVRDTLSVLDQLIAGSGDAGLDYEGAVALLGYTHASLLDDLVDAIAARDGASAFRVVERVVATGHEPRRFVEDLLERLRDLIVIAASGDAADAVLRDLPADQLDRMRRQSTHLGASELSRSADLTNAALTEMVGATSPRLHLELLMARLLLPSVDDSRTGLGARIDRLERGLPAAGAAPGAHVPAAPASAARVEEPRAATAPAATPVPVVRPEPAAVRAEAPAAEVSTAAHATAASPAAVDPAGRARPTGGRDGADEPQGRPDGPGAPGEVRTPPTTAAAQPSTPPEPSTPSPSAAPAQPPTPAQPPTPAPGAVAAAADTEMLRRRWPDVLTTLRRLRLPSWALVNQHAQVLELDATTLRLGFAQPGLVTTFRNSNHGDVVARALSETLGVTARVEAVLDEPGGASARPAAAPSSEVPQVPGTISRERAAASWDVPAAAPEQDGQRAVPVVAPPGGRPAADGAGRDRPGRPAGAGEAAPADDPAGDGSSDRPVPPWEPEPGEGAAARTQAPGSGGQGARTGEAPVVVHPDDDIPPGDEPDDPWRNGPPAARSGGTSAAPAAAGRPASGGPGAGGTAAPGRGTARERGIAAARAAAAQSRGRMSEPDEPSPDDPTIGQSGLVGVPLVAQVLGGRVIDEQIDV
- a CDS encoding FtsX-like permease family protein, encoding MRVNPVLALAPRLQRAAGRDSRTTTVLAVTAFAVSTALTLSVVAALLGFIDRAAHPVTDLEREAGGFYVTLAVTATILLVVPLLTLGGAAARLGVARRDARLAALRLLGATPREVVGLTLVETALQGLAGAVAGTALYGVLLGVWTQIPFQGRPFTVGELWVGVPVVLLTWLAVPLLAAVSGAVSLRRVVVSPLGVAQRVARPGLKAVRVVVAVLAFGAFMVVSVVGQALAAAFVGIMLAGLAVAFLTMNAVGPWALGVLGRVRLRLARTPEQLLAARRLLDDPRAVWRVVGGLGLASFVAGCLAVVPLLAGGPGGSPEDAIVSADLLTGSLLTLAITFLLAAVSAGIAQAAAVLDRRRELSLARLAGVPTDLFDRVRRREVLVPVLVVSVGSALAALVMFFPLFGLAALTAPQGLLLLVGSLTVGVGLVVAATEATRPLLHRVLADTVVRAD